A stretch of the Chlamydia pecorum E58 genome encodes the following:
- a CDS encoding YggT family protein, producing the protein MLSYFLRTAINVYSFLILVYILASWVSDWQYTSWYRCIFSCVDPYLRLFRRFIPRIGFIDISPMIALFCLEAVPFVVLRTLRFIILNIFQSPWLLQYI; encoded by the coding sequence ATGCTATCTTATTTTTTAAGAACAGCAATTAATGTTTATAGTTTCTTAATTTTGGTATATATTCTAGCATCTTGGGTTTCGGATTGGCAGTATACTTCGTGGTATCGGTGTATTTTTTCGTGTGTGGATCCCTATTTGCGTCTTTTTAGAAGGTTTATCCCTAGAATCGGATTTATTGATATTAGTCCAATGATAGCACTTTTTTGCTTAGAGGCTGTGCCATTTGTTGTATTAAGAACTCTACGTTTTATTATTCTTAATATTTTTCAGTCTCCATGGCTTCTCCAGTATATATAA
- a CDS encoding toxin-antitoxin system YwqK family antitoxin, with amino-acid sequence MDMKKPFCAFLLFVVLGVPCRGAGVYEKLTLTGINIIDRNGLSETICSKDKLKKYMKMDFLAPQPYQKVMRIYKNTHGDQVSCLTTYHANGQLRQYLECLNNRAYGRYREWHANGKIKIQAQVLGGIADLHPSAESSWLFDGTAYAYNDEGKLEATINYEKGVLEGLSYYYHPNQHVWKQQAYRKGLAHGEFLTFSSTGVLIKKQLYNNGKKHGLARYYEEKSGEELALEEYDNDLLIEGTYMHPKTKEIFSTISEGEGLQAIYGKYAIVKTMTISQGKPYGKVTVYNNSGKNVIQTYTLMHGQKEGEELFFYPDSGKAKLSLNWHEGMLQGTVKTWYPQGSVESCKELINNKKSGLLTIYYPEGQVMVTEEYDNGLLIKGEYFRPEDRLPYTKIEKGCGTATFFTPSGTVTKKISYQDGKPLLH; translated from the coding sequence ATGGATATGAAAAAACCTTTTTGTGCATTTTTATTATTCGTTGTTCTCGGAGTCCCTTGTAGAGGTGCTGGGGTATATGAAAAGCTCACCCTCACAGGCATCAACATCATAGATAGAAACGGCCTTTCTGAAACGATCTGCTCTAAAGACAAGCTGAAGAAGTACATGAAAATGGATTTTCTAGCGCCGCAACCCTATCAAAAGGTCATGAGAATCTATAAAAACACCCATGGAGATCAGGTTTCATGTTTGACCACCTACCATGCAAATGGGCAGCTCAGGCAGTACTTAGAATGTCTGAATAACCGAGCCTATGGGAGGTACAGAGAATGGCACGCAAACGGAAAGATCAAAATCCAAGCACAGGTTCTCGGAGGCATCGCAGATTTACACCCTTCAGCAGAGTCTAGTTGGTTATTTGATGGGACAGCCTATGCTTATAATGATGAGGGCAAGCTAGAAGCCACGATTAACTACGAGAAAGGGGTTTTGGAAGGACTCTCATATTACTACCATCCTAACCAGCACGTTTGGAAGCAACAAGCTTATCGCAAAGGCCTTGCTCATGGAGAGTTTCTTACTTTTTCCTCAACAGGGGTTTTAATAAAAAAGCAGCTTTACAACAATGGGAAAAAACATGGTTTAGCCAGATATTATGAAGAGAAGTCTGGAGAGGAACTTGCTCTTGAAGAGTACGATAACGACCTCTTGATTGAAGGTACGTACATGCATCCCAAAACCAAGGAGATTTTCTCTACAATTTCTGAAGGAGAAGGCCTTCAAGCAATTTATGGAAAATATGCCATTGTAAAAACCATGACAATTTCTCAAGGTAAGCCCTATGGGAAAGTCACCGTGTATAACAATTCTGGGAAGAATGTTATACAAACCTATACTCTCATGCATGGGCAAAAAGAGGGAGAAGAGCTCTTCTTTTATCCCGATTCAGGGAAGGCAAAGCTTTCTTTAAATTGGCATGAGGGTATGTTGCAGGGAACAGTAAAAACCTGGTACCCCCAGGGCTCTGTAGAGAGCTGCAAAGAGCTTATAAATAATAAGAAATCTGGACTGTTGACGATATATTATCCCGAAGGGCAAGTGATGGTCACAGAAGAGTATGATAATGGCCTTTTAATTAAAGGAGAGTATTTCCGTCCTGAAGATCGCCTCCCCTATACGAAGATAGAAAAAGGCTGCGGAACCGCGACCTTCTTTACCCCTTCCGGAACGGTGACGAAGAAAATCTCCTACCAAGATGGGAAACCCTTGTTGCATTAG
- the rpoN gene encoding RNA polymerase factor sigma-54 translates to MFQQRQQISVRPLPLLRMQQGLHMLQAPIAELSSYVIQELIDNPFFDLSSLEEEERSQYSSSFADLESSPSQPESLISHILSQIHQAFHTQEDIRIAYHIAGNLSDEGLFLEPVDLLAEQLHVSENRIYTVWGNMQKFHPPGICSPSLRSYWLMRLQDTPHQKAYQIISQCYSALTECNFPVIMKRFGITFKELREILKQALGSIPWCPAAGYHASSHLPSPPPPDIYVTYSQGWEIRVNSRGLPAIKLNTQAIQLYDDLPKEDKKLLTQQILSAKWLIKNLMKREHTLFSLVQKLLPYQEEFLLGRVSSPRPLTIKKIAEELECHETTIFRAVQNKSLASPIGILPLKLLFPRAVVTEESPLSKETILHWIRQWIATETSPLSDQSLSEKIAEKGIPCARRTVAKYRSQLKIPPAHKRKILQM, encoded by the coding sequence ATGTTTCAACAAAGGCAACAAATATCTGTACGTCCCCTCCCCTTACTGCGGATGCAGCAGGGGTTACATATGCTACAAGCACCGATTGCCGAACTCTCTTCGTATGTAATTCAAGAACTTATCGATAATCCTTTCTTTGATCTCTCTTCTTTGGAAGAAGAAGAGAGATCACAATACAGCTCTTCCTTTGCAGATCTAGAATCCTCGCCTTCACAACCTGAATCCCTGATCTCCCATATTCTCTCTCAAATTCATCAAGCATTCCATACCCAAGAAGATATCCGCATTGCCTACCACATCGCGGGGAACCTTTCTGACGAAGGGCTATTTTTAGAACCTGTAGATCTTCTTGCTGAGCAACTTCACGTCTCCGAAAATCGCATCTATACTGTTTGGGGAAACATGCAAAAATTCCACCCCCCAGGAATCTGCTCCCCCTCATTAAGAAGCTACTGGCTCATGAGATTACAGGATACCCCTCACCAAAAAGCCTACCAAATCATCAGCCAATGTTATTCCGCACTAACGGAATGCAATTTTCCCGTTATTATGAAACGGTTTGGCATAACTTTTAAAGAGCTACGAGAAATACTAAAACAAGCCTTGGGGAGTATCCCTTGGTGCCCTGCTGCAGGATATCACGCATCCTCTCATCTCCCCTCTCCTCCTCCTCCTGATATATATGTCACGTATTCTCAAGGCTGGGAAATCAGAGTTAACTCCAGAGGTCTTCCTGCCATTAAGCTCAACACGCAGGCTATTCAACTGTACGACGACCTCCCTAAAGAAGACAAAAAGCTCCTTACCCAGCAAATCTTGTCTGCAAAATGGCTCATCAAAAATCTTATGAAACGCGAGCACACATTATTTTCCCTTGTACAAAAACTTTTGCCTTACCAAGAGGAGTTTCTCCTAGGAAGAGTCTCTTCTCCACGCCCACTTACGATTAAAAAGATAGCAGAGGAGCTTGAATGTCATGAAACAACAATTTTCCGGGCTGTGCAAAATAAGAGCCTAGCTTCCCCTATTGGGATCCTTCCCTTAAAGCTCCTCTTTCCACGTGCTGTGGTGACCGAAGAGTCTCCCCTATCCAAAGAAACTATTTTGCACTGGATCCGCCAATGGATCGCAACAGAAACCTCTCCTCTTTCCGATCAGAGCCTTAGTGAAAAAATTGCAGAAAAAGGAATCCCCTGTGCGAGAAGAACCGTGGCGAAATACCGCTCTCAATTGAAAATCCCTCCTGCGCATAAACGCAAAATCCTGCAGATGTAA
- the ung gene encoding uracil-DNA glycosylase — protein sequence MQRVPTIDQIPKTWQDQLPSCWQEQLKEEWSQPYMLKLKHFLETEYAQHTVYPKQEYIFSALKSTPFAKVRVVILGQDPYPGEGQAHGLSFSVPPGMCLPPSLKNIFLELKADLGIENHSGCLQAWADQGVLLLNTVLTVRAGQPFSHAGQGWEKFTDAIVHKLIQERTHLIFVLWGAAARKKCDILFHSTHKHAILSSPHPSPLAAHRGFFGCSHFSKINYLLNTLNQPMINWKLP from the coding sequence ATGCAGAGAGTTCCCACTATAGACCAGATCCCTAAGACTTGGCAAGATCAGCTTCCTTCTTGTTGGCAAGAGCAACTGAAAGAGGAATGGTCGCAGCCGTACATGCTGAAGCTGAAGCATTTTTTAGAAACAGAATATGCGCAACATACGGTCTATCCCAAGCAAGAATACATATTCTCTGCATTGAAAAGTACCCCTTTTGCTAAGGTGCGTGTGGTCATCTTAGGTCAGGATCCTTATCCTGGAGAAGGGCAAGCTCATGGATTGAGTTTTAGCGTTCCTCCTGGGATGTGTCTTCCTCCCTCTCTTAAAAATATTTTCTTGGAGCTGAAAGCGGACCTAGGCATAGAGAATCACTCCGGGTGTTTGCAGGCATGGGCGGATCAGGGTGTGCTTCTTTTAAATACTGTTCTTACAGTTCGTGCGGGTCAGCCATTTTCTCACGCAGGCCAAGGGTGGGAGAAATTTACAGACGCCATTGTGCATAAGTTAATCCAGGAAAGAACGCATCTTATTTTTGTTTTGTGGGGAGCGGCTGCAAGGAAAAAATGTGACATTCTTTTTCATTCCACACACAAACATGCGATTTTATCTTCTCCCCATCCTTCACCTTTAGCTGCACATCGGGGATTTTTTGGGTGTTCGCACTTTTCAAAAATTAATTACCTGCTTAATACGTTGAATCAACCGATGATTAACTGGAAGCTCCCATGA
- a CDS encoding 5-formyltetrahydrofolate cyclo-ligase yields MDPKKEKSLLRKAFSQLRQHLPPERKIQAAENVAFFVQQLPKNSVVMSFFSFGSEIDMTLANQILLENDSLAFPKVLGDQLFPVRIPSMQALKTLSHPKDLSHQNFAIISPTLITHVLVPGLIFDNEHYRLGYGGGFYDRWLSLHSHLISIGVGYLEQYLPKLPRERHDVPLSQLHLC; encoded by the coding sequence ATGGATCCTAAAAAAGAAAAAAGTCTCCTACGCAAAGCGTTTTCCCAGTTGCGTCAGCACCTACCTCCGGAGCGCAAAATACAGGCCGCAGAAAACGTAGCTTTTTTCGTCCAACAGCTTCCTAAAAATAGCGTTGTCATGTCTTTTTTTTCTTTCGGCTCAGAAATCGATATGACCTTGGCAAATCAAATTCTCCTGGAAAACGACTCCCTAGCATTCCCTAAAGTTCTTGGAGACCAACTTTTCCCTGTACGCATCCCCTCTATGCAGGCGTTAAAGACTCTCTCGCACCCTAAAGACCTTTCTCATCAGAATTTTGCTATAATATCCCCTACCCTTATCACCCATGTTCTTGTTCCTGGCCTCATTTTTGATAATGAACACTACCGTCTTGGCTATGGCGGAGGGTTTTATGACCGCTGGCTTTCTTTACATAGCCACCTTATTTCCATAGGGGTTGGATACCTCGAGCAATATCTTCCCAAACTGCCTCGAGAGCGCCATGATGTTCCCCTATCACAATTACATCTTTGCTAA
- the dusB gene encoding tRNA dihydrouridine synthase DusB, with protein MASPVYIRDLLLKSPVVYAPLAGFSDYPYRRMSALYAPALMFCEMVKVEGLLYSPQRTMKLLEYSEEMRPIGGQLCCSNPEIVGEGAKILEDLGFDLIDLNCGCPTDKITKDGSGSGLLKTPSLIGVLVEKIVNTVSVPVTVKIRSGWDSEHINVEEIVKILREAGASAVFVHGRTRAQGYHGPSNREYIARAKVVAGEAFPVFGNGDIFSPEAAKEMFATGCDGLLVARGTMGAPWIGKQIEEYLTTGSYQPVPFTMRKQAFVQHLQWVEEYYQSEAKFLSETRKLCGHYLICASKVRFLRASLARASSYHEVYQLIEAYEEEDPA; from the coding sequence ATGGCTTCTCCAGTATATATAAGGGATCTGCTACTTAAGTCTCCTGTAGTTTATGCTCCTTTAGCGGGCTTTTCTGATTATCCCTATAGGAGAATGTCGGCTCTTTATGCTCCTGCGCTAATGTTTTGTGAAATGGTGAAGGTAGAGGGGCTTCTTTATTCTCCCCAAAGGACAATGAAGCTTTTAGAGTATTCTGAGGAAATGCGTCCCATTGGGGGACAGTTGTGCTGTAGCAATCCTGAGATTGTTGGAGAGGGGGCGAAGATTTTAGAAGATTTGGGTTTTGATCTGATAGATTTAAACTGTGGATGCCCTACGGATAAAATTACAAAAGACGGCAGTGGCTCTGGGTTGTTGAAAACCCCTTCTTTGATAGGAGTCCTTGTAGAAAAAATTGTCAATACAGTTTCTGTCCCCGTCACGGTAAAGATTCGTTCTGGCTGGGACTCGGAGCATATTAATGTGGAAGAAATTGTTAAGATCCTTCGGGAGGCAGGAGCGAGTGCAGTTTTTGTCCACGGAAGAACCCGAGCGCAAGGATACCACGGTCCAAGCAATCGAGAATATATCGCGAGAGCCAAAGTTGTAGCCGGAGAGGCTTTCCCTGTGTTTGGCAATGGCGATATTTTTTCTCCAGAGGCGGCAAAAGAGATGTTCGCGACAGGGTGCGATGGGCTTTTAGTAGCACGGGGGACAATGGGAGCTCCATGGATTGGAAAGCAAATAGAGGAATATCTTACCACAGGAAGTTACCAACCTGTACCATTTACTATGCGCAAACAAGCTTTTGTTCAGCATTTACAATGGGTTGAAGAGTATTACCAAAGTGAAGCAAAGTTTTTATCAGAAACGCGCAAGCTTTGTGGACACTACCTTATCTGTGCTTCTAAAGTGCGCTTTCTTCGCGCATCTTTAGCAAGGGCGTCTTCATATCATGAAGTGTATCAACTTATAGAAGCTTACGAAGAAGAAGATCCCGCCTAG
- the topA gene encoding type I DNA topoisomerase — MKKSLIIVESPAKIKTLKKFLGGNFVFASSIGHVVDLPAKEFGIDVDHDFEPLYQVLPEKQEVIRQIQKLAEQCDKVYLSPDPDREGEAIAWHIANQLPAHLSVQRVSFNAITKRAVTEALKHPREIDMALVNAQQARRLLDRIVGYKISPILSRKLQQRSGISAGRVQSVALKLVVDREKAIEAFVPTEYWNIQVLLQDPKTKKSFWAHLYSVEGKKLEKELPKEKTENDVLLINSKERAQKYADLLESASYKVVRIEAKEKRRHALPPFITSTLQQEASRHFRFSASRTMSIAQTLYEGIDINEDTVGLITYMRTDSVRVDPEALHSVRSYIHTAFGSEYLPEKANVYSTKKMTQDAHEAIRPTDIHLSPESLAGKLSEDQHKLYSLIWKRFVASQMAPAIYDTLAVQISTDVHIDLRASGSLLKFKGFLVVYEEKSDDENDQEDLHPLPPLHAQDLLNKERVSAEQAFTRPLPRFTEASLVKELEKSGIGRPSTYATIMNKIQSREYTTKENQRLRPTELGKIISQFLETNFPRIMDIGFTALMEDELELIADNKKSWKLLLKEFWEQFLPVVTTAEKEAVIPRITTDIECPKCHQGKLIKIWSKNGYFYGCSAYPDCDHRTSEEELSFKKEDYAADTPWDSPCPICQSPMKVRHGRYGSFLGCENYPTCRGTITLRKHGEEAEQEDPVPCPALGCSGKLLKKRSRYNKNFYSCSEYPHCSVIGNSIDAVLTKYTGTPKTPYEKKPSKKEAKKSTKTIKKAPAVKKASASTKNSPLLVPSPALASMIGDAPLSRGEATKKVWEYIKAHNLQSPENKKLLLPDEKFSAIIGNAPIDMFALPKLLSAHLKKKEG; from the coding sequence ATGAAGAAGTCCTTAATCATTGTGGAATCTCCTGCAAAAATCAAAACCCTAAAAAAATTTTTGGGTGGGAATTTTGTTTTTGCATCATCCATAGGACATGTTGTTGATCTTCCCGCAAAAGAATTTGGCATTGATGTAGACCATGATTTCGAGCCTTTATATCAAGTGCTTCCTGAAAAACAAGAGGTCATTCGCCAAATCCAAAAACTTGCGGAACAATGTGATAAAGTCTACCTTTCCCCAGACCCAGATAGAGAGGGAGAAGCAATTGCCTGGCACATTGCTAATCAGCTCCCTGCACATCTTTCTGTACAAAGAGTGTCTTTTAATGCGATTACAAAAAGAGCCGTAACAGAGGCTTTAAAGCACCCTAGAGAAATTGATATGGCGCTTGTGAATGCCCAGCAAGCCCGAAGGTTATTAGATCGCATTGTGGGCTACAAAATCTCCCCTATTCTTAGCCGCAAGTTACAACAACGCTCAGGGATCTCTGCCGGTAGAGTCCAATCTGTTGCTCTTAAGCTTGTTGTGGACCGAGAAAAAGCCATAGAAGCTTTTGTTCCTACGGAATATTGGAACATTCAAGTTCTTCTCCAAGATCCTAAAACCAAGAAAAGCTTTTGGGCGCATCTCTACTCTGTAGAGGGGAAAAAATTAGAAAAAGAGCTCCCTAAAGAAAAAACAGAAAATGATGTGCTCTTGATTAACTCTAAGGAAAGAGCACAAAAATACGCGGATCTTCTAGAGTCTGCTTCCTATAAAGTAGTCCGCATAGAAGCTAAAGAAAAACGCCGCCATGCTCTTCCTCCTTTTATTACCTCCACGCTACAGCAAGAAGCTAGCAGGCATTTTCGTTTTTCTGCATCGAGAACGATGTCGATAGCGCAGACGCTATATGAAGGCATTGACATCAATGAAGACACTGTAGGGTTAATTACATATATGCGTACGGATTCTGTGCGTGTTGATCCTGAAGCCCTCCATAGCGTAAGAAGCTATATTCACACTGCCTTTGGTTCAGAATATTTACCAGAAAAAGCTAATGTATATTCTACGAAGAAAATGACGCAAGATGCTCACGAAGCGATCCGCCCTACGGATATCCATCTCTCTCCAGAGAGTCTTGCAGGTAAGCTTTCAGAAGATCAACATAAACTGTACAGCTTGATTTGGAAGCGCTTTGTCGCTTCACAAATGGCTCCAGCCATTTATGATACTCTGGCAGTACAGATCTCTACAGATGTCCATATAGATTTACGTGCCTCAGGGTCCTTATTAAAGTTTAAAGGTTTCCTGGTAGTCTATGAAGAGAAAAGCGATGATGAGAATGATCAAGAGGATCTCCATCCTCTTCCTCCTTTACATGCTCAAGACCTCTTAAATAAAGAACGCGTTTCTGCAGAGCAAGCATTTACTCGTCCTCTTCCTAGGTTCACGGAAGCATCCTTAGTGAAAGAACTGGAGAAATCTGGGATTGGCCGCCCTTCTACGTATGCGACGATTATGAATAAAATCCAAAGTCGCGAATATACAACAAAGGAAAACCAACGCCTCCGCCCTACAGAATTAGGAAAAATTATTTCTCAATTTTTAGAAACTAACTTCCCTAGAATTATGGATATTGGTTTCACAGCTCTTATGGAAGATGAGCTGGAGCTCATTGCAGATAATAAGAAATCTTGGAAGCTGCTTCTTAAAGAGTTCTGGGAGCAATTTCTCCCTGTAGTCACTACAGCAGAAAAAGAAGCTGTAATTCCAAGAATCACCACAGATATTGAGTGCCCCAAATGTCATCAAGGTAAATTAATAAAGATCTGGTCGAAAAACGGCTACTTTTATGGATGTTCTGCCTATCCTGATTGCGATCACCGCACCTCAGAGGAAGAGCTCTCCTTTAAAAAGGAAGATTATGCTGCAGACACCCCCTGGGACAGCCCCTGTCCTATTTGTCAAAGTCCTATGAAAGTCCGCCATGGCCGCTATGGAAGCTTCTTAGGTTGTGAAAACTATCCAACATGTCGGGGGACTATTACCTTGCGCAAACATGGAGAAGAAGCAGAGCAAGAGGATCCCGTTCCCTGTCCTGCCCTGGGGTGCTCTGGGAAGCTCCTTAAAAAGCGCTCTCGTTATAACAAGAATTTTTATTCCTGTTCTGAGTATCCTCACTGTAGCGTGATTGGGAACTCCATAGATGCAGTACTAACGAAATATACAGGCACCCCTAAAACTCCCTATGAAAAAAAGCCTTCTAAGAAAGAGGCAAAGAAATCCACAAAAACAATAAAAAAAGCCCCTGCTGTTAAAAAGGCCTCCGCCTCCACAAAAAACTCCCCTCTGCTTGTGCCTTCTCCGGCTCTAGCTAGCATGATCGGAGACGCCCCCCTTTCTAGAGGAGAGGCAACAAAGAAAGTCTGGGAATATATCAAAGCTCACAATCTCCAATCCCCAGAAAACAAAAAGTTACTGCTTCCGGATGAGAAGTTTTCAGCAATCATTGGAAACGCCCCCATCGATATGTTTGCGCTTCCTAAGCTTTTAAGTGCGCATCTAAAAAAGAAAGAGGGCTAG
- a CDS encoding ATP-dependent helicase produces MISAELNDAQLSAVTSPLRPVLVLAGAGAGKTRVVIYRILHLIHQGIAPREILAVTFTNKAAKELKERIMHQCPQAQYDLPMVCTFHSLGVFILRRSLHLLNRENNFIIYDQGDAEKLIKRCLQQHNLKQNLVDSMQYHISQAKNRLLSPEDLDPQDYVDPVVTIYKEYQKKLEETNALDFDDLLFLTVKLFKTCAEARQEYQELWKALLIDEYQDTNHAQYTMAQIISDQHRNIFAVGDPDQSIYSWRGANIHNILNFEQDYPQAQVLRLEENYRSYGNILNAANALIQNNASRLKKELRSVRGPGEKIRLFLGKTDREEADFVAEEILKIHRKSQIALRNFCIFYRTNFQSRTFEDALLRRRIPYEILGGLSFYKRREIQDILAFLRMFSAKNDLIAFERTLNLPKRGLGPAAISSLNHYALTEGLSLLEACKKTLKTQDVKLSKKQQEGLKDYLSIFQQMEVAYETQPLSEFMISLLRITQYLNILKEDPDSFEDRKNNLDELISKTFEWEQQNPEGSLEAFLDDLALKSSTDEEDLISDRVNLMTLHNGKGLEFRIAFVVGLEENLFPHANSKGNYENLEEERRLCYVGITRAQDLLYLTAAQTRLLWGTVRVMKPSRFLKEIPRDYLIHVH; encoded by the coding sequence ATAATTTCTGCTGAATTAAATGACGCCCAACTCTCTGCTGTTACTTCCCCATTACGTCCCGTCTTGGTACTTGCAGGTGCTGGTGCTGGGAAAACTCGTGTGGTGATTTATCGCATTCTTCACTTGATCCATCAAGGAATCGCCCCCAGAGAAATTTTAGCAGTAACATTTACTAACAAAGCCGCAAAAGAACTCAAAGAGCGTATTATGCATCAATGTCCCCAAGCGCAATACGATCTCCCTATGGTCTGCACCTTCCATAGCCTCGGAGTATTTATCCTTAGACGCTCTCTCCATCTCTTAAATCGGGAAAATAATTTTATTATCTATGATCAGGGAGATGCTGAAAAACTTATAAAACGCTGTCTACAACAACACAACCTCAAACAAAATCTTGTTGACAGCATGCAATACCACATCTCTCAAGCGAAAAATCGCCTACTTTCCCCAGAGGATTTAGATCCTCAAGATTATGTCGATCCCGTAGTGACTATCTATAAAGAATACCAAAAGAAACTGGAAGAAACCAATGCGTTAGATTTTGATGATTTACTATTTCTAACGGTAAAACTTTTTAAAACTTGCGCAGAAGCACGCCAAGAGTATCAGGAATTATGGAAAGCCCTACTTATAGATGAGTACCAAGATACAAACCATGCACAGTATACTATGGCGCAAATCATCTCTGATCAACATCGAAATATCTTTGCAGTTGGAGATCCCGACCAATCAATCTATTCTTGGCGAGGAGCTAATATCCACAATATTTTGAACTTTGAGCAGGATTATCCCCAAGCGCAAGTTTTGCGCTTGGAAGAGAATTACCGCAGCTATGGAAACATTTTAAACGCAGCAAATGCTCTTATCCAGAATAACGCTTCACGGTTAAAAAAAGAGCTACGCAGCGTAAGGGGACCTGGAGAAAAAATCCGCCTTTTCCTAGGAAAAACAGATAGAGAAGAAGCAGATTTTGTGGCAGAGGAGATTCTTAAGATCCATCGGAAATCTCAAATTGCCTTGAGAAACTTTTGTATTTTTTACAGGACGAACTTCCAATCTAGAACGTTTGAAGATGCGCTATTGCGTCGGCGAATCCCCTATGAAATTCTGGGAGGGTTATCTTTTTATAAACGCCGAGAAATCCAAGATATTCTTGCCTTCCTAAGAATGTTTTCAGCAAAAAATGATCTTATCGCTTTTGAAAGAACTCTGAATCTTCCCAAGCGAGGTTTAGGTCCCGCAGCAATCTCTTCTCTTAATCACTATGCCCTAACAGAAGGACTCTCCTTACTAGAAGCATGCAAAAAAACTCTTAAAACCCAAGATGTAAAGCTGTCAAAAAAACAGCAAGAAGGGCTGAAAGACTACCTTAGCATCTTCCAGCAAATGGAAGTTGCCTATGAGACACAACCCCTAAGCGAGTTTATGATCTCTCTTTTAAGAATCACCCAATACCTGAACATCCTTAAGGAAGACCCGGACTCTTTTGAAGATCGCAAAAACAACCTTGATGAGCTCATTTCTAAAACTTTTGAATGGGAACAGCAAAATCCTGAGGGATCTCTAGAAGCATTTTTAGATGATCTTGCATTGAAAAGCTCTACAGATGAAGAAGATCTCATTTCTGATCGCGTGAACTTAATGACTCTCCATAATGGGAAAGGCTTGGAATTCCGCATTGCTTTTGTCGTAGGTTTGGAAGAAAATCTTTTTCCCCACGCAAACTCCAAAGGAAACTATGAAAATCTTGAAGAAGAACGAAGGCTATGCTATGTAGGGATCACACGAGCTCAAGACCTCCTGTACCTCACAGCTGCACAAACCCGACTTCTTTGGGGGACCGTTCGAGTAATGAAACCTAGCAGATTTCTAAAGGAAATCCCCAGGGACTACTTGATTCACGTGCATTAA
- the recA gene encoding recombinase RecA, with protein sequence MNLPDRKKALEAAIAYIEKQFGSGSVMSLGKHSATHEISVIKTGALSLDLALGIGGVPKGRIVEIFGPESSGKTTLATHIVANAQKKGGIAAYIDAEHALDPSYAALIGVNVDDLMISQPDCGEDALSIAELLARSGAVDVLVIDSVAALVPKSELEGDIGDVHVGLQARMMSQALRKLTSTLARSQTCAIFINQIREKIGVSFGNPETTTGGRALKFYSSIRLDIRRIGSIKSNDSSDIGNRIKVKVAKNKLAPPFKVAEFDILFNEGISSAGCILDLAVERNIIEKKGSWFNYQDKKLGQGREFVREELKKNPKLFAELEKRLTEESPKAPTESLEDSASQTAAMA encoded by the coding sequence ATGAATTTACCCGATCGGAAAAAAGCTTTAGAAGCCGCGATTGCATATATAGAAAAGCAATTTGGCTCAGGATCTGTTATGAGCCTGGGGAAGCACTCCGCAACTCATGAAATCTCTGTGATAAAAACTGGAGCGTTATCTTTAGATTTAGCTTTAGGCATCGGAGGGGTCCCCAAAGGACGCATTGTGGAGATCTTCGGCCCAGAGTCTTCAGGGAAAACCACATTAGCGACCCACATCGTTGCAAATGCCCAGAAAAAAGGCGGAATAGCAGCTTATATCGATGCAGAACATGCTTTAGATCCTAGCTATGCAGCACTTATTGGCGTAAATGTTGACGACCTCATGATCTCCCAGCCAGATTGTGGAGAAGATGCCCTTAGCATTGCGGAATTGCTCGCACGCTCAGGAGCTGTGGATGTTCTCGTTATAGACTCTGTCGCAGCTCTGGTTCCTAAAAGTGAGCTAGAAGGTGACATTGGAGATGTCCATGTAGGCCTACAAGCGCGGATGATGTCCCAAGCGTTAAGAAAACTCACCTCAACCTTAGCGCGTAGTCAAACGTGTGCGATCTTTATCAACCAGATCCGTGAAAAAATTGGCGTAAGCTTTGGTAATCCTGAAACCACAACCGGAGGACGGGCATTGAAGTTTTATTCCTCCATACGTTTAGATATCCGCCGTATAGGCTCTATAAAAAGTAATGATAGCTCAGATATCGGAAATCGTATCAAAGTAAAGGTTGCTAAAAACAAACTCGCCCCTCCATTCAAAGTTGCTGAATTTGACATTCTCTTTAATGAGGGAATTTCTTCTGCTGGCTGTATCTTAGATCTTGCTGTAGAGCGCAATATCATTGAGAAGAAAGGCTCCTGGTTCAATTATCAAGATAAGAAATTAGGACAAGGAAGAGAATTTGTCCGCGAAGAGCTCAAAAAAAATCCCAAGCTCTTTGCTGAACTTGAAAAACGCTTAACAGAAGAAAGCCCAAAAGCTCCTACAGAATCCCTCGAAGACTCTGCATCTCAGACAGCCGCAATGGCATAA